One region of Microcoleus sp. FACHB-68 genomic DNA includes:
- a CDS encoding Mut7-C RNAse domain-containing protein — MNQAVFQFYAELNDFLPANKRQQSFVYEFTGRVAIKDTIESLGIPHCEVSRILVNGEPVDFSYILQSGDECSVYPISLSNDRIQYPSRFVLDVHLGKLAGYLRMLGFDTLYRNDYEDEELARISSSEERILLSRDIGLLKRSLVTYGYFVRETNPNRQLIEVLRHFDFFKAISPYCRCLHCNGLLEPVAKEIIVDKLPIKTRQTYNEFRQCSSCGQIFWKGTHYQRMQQFIANVLQEG; from the coding sequence ATGAATCAAGCTGTTTTTCAATTTTATGCAGAACTGAATGATTTTTTGCCGGCAAACAAACGCCAGCAGAGTTTTGTTTATGAATTTACTGGACGCGTGGCGATTAAAGATACCATTGAATCCTTGGGCATTCCTCACTGTGAAGTCTCGCGCATTTTGGTGAATGGTGAGCCGGTTGACTTCTCCTATATTCTGCAATCAGGGGACGAATGCAGCGTTTATCCCATTTCCCTATCCAACGACAGAATCCAGTACCCGTCGCGCTTTGTTTTAGATGTTCACTTGGGAAAGCTGGCGGGTTATCTGCGGATGCTGGGGTTTGATACGCTGTATCGCAATGATTATGAGGATGAAGAATTAGCGAGGATCTCTAGCAGTGAAGAACGAATTTTGCTCAGCAGAGATATTGGTTTGCTGAAGCGCAGCCTGGTGACTTATGGCTATTTTGTCCGGGAAACCAACCCCAACCGGCAGTTAATTGAAGTGTTGCGACACTTTGACTTTTTTAAAGCGATCTCGCCTTATTGCCGGTGTTTGCATTGCAATGGATTATTAGAGCCGGTTGCCAAGGAAATAATAGTAGATAAGCTGCCGATTAAAACACGGCAAACATACAATGAGTTTCGCCAATGTTCCTCGTGCGGCCAAATTTTCTGGAAAGGAACCCATTACCAGCGAATGCAGCAATTCATTGCGAATGTCCTTCAGGAAGGCTAG
- the aroF gene encoding 3-deoxy-7-phosphoheptulonate synthase, with amino-acid sequence MLSAKLVSKSHTEHQTAIRISDHATVGGHDLLIIGGPCAVESLEQMEQVASHLADAPVQVLRGGVYKPRTSPYAFQGMGDAGLNILSAVSQRYGVPVVTEVMSISQIEGIVEHADMLQIGSRNMQNFDLLKAVGSAGKPVILKRGLAATIEEFVMAAEYILSHGNPDVVLCERGIRSFDNYTRNVLDLGAVVALKQITHLPVIVDPSHAAGKRELVAALAKAAVAAGADGLMIECHPQPEESVSDARQALSLQDMVDLVHGLRPIAAAVGRRVPTSKSHRQLSVA; translated from the coding sequence ATGTTAAGCGCCAAACTCGTATCCAAGTCTCACACCGAACACCAAACCGCTATCCGTATCTCGGATCACGCCACTGTTGGAGGCCACGATCTCTTAATTATTGGTGGCCCTTGCGCTGTCGAAAGTTTAGAACAGATGGAGCAAGTGGCCAGTCATTTAGCCGACGCGCCGGTTCAGGTTTTGCGCGGTGGCGTCTACAAACCCCGCACCTCCCCTTACGCTTTCCAAGGCATGGGAGATGCGGGGTTAAATATTTTATCGGCAGTTAGCCAGCGCTATGGTGTGCCGGTGGTGACTGAGGTGATGTCTATCAGCCAAATTGAAGGCATTGTGGAACACGCGGATATGTTGCAAATTGGTAGCCGCAATATGCAAAACTTCGATTTGCTGAAAGCGGTGGGGAGTGCCGGCAAGCCGGTGATCCTCAAGCGCGGGTTGGCGGCAACCATTGAAGAGTTCGTGATGGCGGCAGAATATATCCTCAGCCACGGCAACCCGGATGTGGTGTTGTGCGAACGCGGGATTCGCAGTTTCGACAATTACACCAGAAATGTACTGGATTTGGGAGCAGTGGTGGCGTTGAAGCAGATCACGCATTTGCCGGTGATCGTTGATCCGTCTCATGCCGCCGGCAAGCGGGAATTGGTTGCAGCGTTGGCAAAAGCAGCAGTTGCCGCAGGTGCAGATGGCTTGATGATCGAGTGTCACCCGCAACCGGAAGAGTCGGTTTCCGATGCCAGACAGGCGCTTTCTTTGCAAGACATGGTGGATTTAGTTCACGGTTTAAGGCCGATTGCTGCGGCAGTGGGCCGGCGCGTGCCAACGTCCAAAAGTCACCGGCAATTATCGGTGGCGTAG
- a CDS encoding ROK family protein, translating to MVLLALDFGFTKLAAGFYITASAGIGGGWILNGQPWRSADRMGGEMGHTVVDPAGPVCLRGKQGCVERLASGPYMAQQAQECLQAQPEQGSRLRHLVKGDLNKITG from the coding sequence GTGGTACTTCTAGCGCTTGATTTTGGGTTCACAAAGCTGGCTGCGGGGTTTTATATCACTGCCAGCGCCGGCATTGGAGGTGGTTGGATTCTTAATGGACAGCCTTGGCGCAGTGCCGATAGGATGGGCGGCGAGATGGGTCATACAGTGGTTGATCCAGCCGGCCCTGTTTGTTTGCGCGGCAAGCAAGGGTGTGTGGAGAGACTGGCTTCCGGGCCGTACATGGCGCAACAAGCGCAAGAATGCTTGCAAGCCCAGCCAGAACAAGGGTCACGGTTGCGCCATCTTGTTAAGGGCGACCTAAATAAAATTACAGGTTGA
- a CDS encoding SAM-dependent methyltransferase: MGLKLEKVVPWGRSLDEYIRMFNLTPDDLRLKILDCAAGPASFNAEMAGKGYSVISCDPIYQFTGEEISRRIEETYPAIMAGVEANRDSYVWQDIQSPAHLAQVRMAAMQQFLLDFSSGLQTGRYVFGELPVLPFKTGEFDLALCSHLLFTYSDHLSQIFHIEAITQLCRVASQVRIFPILNLSGEVSPLLLPAMRELKSQGYELEIQQVAYEFQRGGNQLLRVVNPNLSASARVEASYNLTI, encoded by the coding sequence ATGGGATTAAAGCTGGAAAAGGTCGTTCCTTGGGGGCGATCGCTTGATGAATACATCAGGATGTTTAACCTAACTCCTGATGATCTGCGATTAAAAATTCTCGATTGTGCTGCCGGCCCTGCGAGTTTTAATGCTGAAATGGCCGGCAAAGGCTACAGCGTAATTTCCTGTGATCCAATTTATCAGTTTACGGGCGAAGAAATTTCTCGACGCATTGAGGAAACTTATCCGGCGATTATGGCGGGAGTTGAGGCAAATCGAGATAGCTACGTTTGGCAAGATATCCAGTCGCCGGCACACTTAGCTCAGGTGAGAATGGCGGCAATGCAGCAGTTTTTGTTAGATTTTTCTTCTGGTTTGCAGACAGGACGCTATGTGTTTGGGGAATTGCCGGTTTTGCCCTTCAAGACAGGCGAATTTGATTTAGCGCTGTGTTCTCATTTGCTATTTACTTACTCGGATCATCTTTCTCAAATTTTTCATATTGAAGCCATTACCCAATTGTGCAGAGTTGCTTCCCAGGTGCGGATTTTTCCGATTTTGAATCTATCCGGGGAAGTTTCCCCACTGTTGCTGCCGGCAATGCGTGAACTCAAAAGCCAAGGATATGAGTTAGAAATTCAGCAAGTTGCTTATGAGTTTCAGCGCGGCGGTAATCAGCTTTTGCGTGTAGTTAACCCAAATCTGTCTGCGTCCGCACGCGTTGAAGCTTCATATAACTTAACAATTTGA
- a CDS encoding RNA-binding domain-containing protein, with the protein MPDPREVFEYPDKHWSFLTAPDDTDFEGQYFDRKEAGRVGTNGHISSSELKQVVKQISECISAFANTNKSGSLLVIGISTKGDVKGISHLEDSQRSRLTNFNEMLCNQAAQAKFFDCQNDSGTPDKICLIYVPYTAQRICETIGNSPDAWRRQGSQNIFLTHDQREQLKRDKKIVDFEQAYCCTYDQRDLDQAVLQEFRRGFLSESHYDYSDEELLYQIGALERDGSGYTFTNAGLLFFASNPQRVMAASYIRLLRFETTSENINTRGLPTFEKKFSGSITKQIRDIRTFFKESGFFKLYQKRNPEGGGFIEEPEYPYIAVDEAIVNAVAHRDYAIGRPIECESYKDAFIVRNSGRLQQRDRDVPEWFSLDTTILNSTPPNPKLFEWLKMMRDERGAVFVRALSEGTKGMRDEMTKLNLPAPKYTVSQSQTTVILVNNSTEREAALQATSALPSTEFSNLFPLTFILEEGHNPDIDYLNHRYQDIMMALKDALLANGWYIDSFKFSRLIAHRQGVNISLSKAVDKFVKLYPAYSFQLRQYWGKFYFCIDYNLQVKNVNYLSALLTEFNFNEFIDKIAIVNWNGWQFGKIISVDNEWTKIYLSDFKQEEQLPNNKVIPNLHQSLLEQILEQHGIKFDLNRAIKQHSLASEPNAAKIRAEKIQALATEMSQAVFPLILNGMRIKLQPSFVPLSRQRESANPFQVYSLPEPSVEFYRHQESTDIREGITKFGAYDKHRKNIEIIPICSPELREDMAALIDRLKAGKYKYRGSERTFSTRFTYNSIITPPSLIHTIEECKRLVSEHPEWGGDEDLSRIFLVYTPEKGYAADDESSPYYRIKRFLLEKGIPCQMVDTPTIQNPDWKDLNLALNIVAKCGVTPWVLPDAIPDADFFVGLSYTQNGRRGSERLMGYANVFNQYGRWEFYSGNTETFAYDERKKYFKTLIKQTLSRLTLSETPSIYFHYSAKFSREDQKAILDAARSVRPDGTYTFVWLNMNHNVRLYDSRPETDGSLSRGSYVIASPHQIYLSTTGYNPYRKALGTPQMLEINVRTERPLGTPNSDPDLKALAVQVLSLTKLNWGSTDSLCAEPITTKYAGDIAYLTAAFLRQEQPFHLHPILEKTPWFI; encoded by the coding sequence ATGCCTGACCCTAGAGAAGTGTTTGAATACCCTGACAAGCACTGGAGCTTTTTGACAGCACCAGATGATACAGACTTTGAAGGTCAGTATTTTGATCGAAAGGAAGCAGGACGAGTTGGAACAAATGGTCATATTAGTTCCTCCGAGCTAAAGCAGGTTGTGAAGCAGATTTCGGAGTGCATTTCTGCTTTTGCAAATACGAATAAATCTGGTAGTCTTTTAGTTATTGGCATCTCTACAAAAGGTGATGTTAAAGGAATCAGCCATCTTGAAGACTCACAGAGAAGTAGACTGACTAACTTCAATGAGATGTTGTGCAATCAAGCGGCTCAAGCTAAATTTTTTGATTGCCAAAATGACTCTGGTACTCCTGATAAAATTTGTCTGATCTACGTCCCCTATACAGCCCAGAGAATCTGTGAAACAATAGGAAATTCTCCCGATGCTTGGAGAAGACAAGGTTCCCAAAATATTTTTCTAACTCATGATCAACGAGAACAGTTAAAACGGGATAAGAAAATTGTTGATTTTGAGCAAGCCTACTGCTGCACTTACGACCAGAGGGATCTAGACCAAGCTGTATTGCAAGAATTCCGTCGGGGATTTTTATCAGAAAGTCACTATGACTACAGTGATGAAGAACTTCTATATCAAATTGGAGCTTTAGAGCGAGATGGATCGGGATACACTTTTACAAATGCAGGTTTGCTCTTTTTTGCGTCAAATCCACAGAGAGTTATGGCAGCATCTTACATTCGATTGCTGCGCTTTGAAACGACTTCTGAAAACATAAATACTCGTGGATTACCAACTTTTGAGAAAAAGTTTAGCGGTTCAATAACTAAACAAATCCGCGATATAAGAACTTTCTTTAAAGAGTCTGGTTTTTTCAAGCTCTACCAAAAACGAAATCCTGAAGGTGGGGGTTTTATTGAAGAACCAGAGTATCCTTATATTGCCGTTGATGAAGCAATTGTCAATGCTGTGGCTCACCGCGACTATGCGATTGGACGGCCAATTGAATGTGAATCCTACAAGGATGCTTTTATTGTTCGCAATTCAGGTCGTCTTCAACAGAGAGATCGTGATGTTCCTGAGTGGTTCTCGCTTGATACTACAATCCTCAATTCTACTCCACCCAACCCCAAGCTATTTGAGTGGTTGAAAATGATGCGCGATGAGCGGGGTGCTGTATTTGTCAGAGCGCTCAGTGAAGGCACTAAGGGAATGCGTGATGAAATGACTAAGCTGAACTTGCCAGCTCCTAAATATACAGTTAGCCAGTCTCAAACTACCGTTATCTTAGTCAATAATTCAACTGAACGGGAAGCAGCACTTCAAGCAACTTCTGCACTACCATCTACTGAGTTCTCTAATTTATTTCCTCTGACTTTTATATTAGAAGAAGGGCATAATCCTGATATTGATTACTTAAATCATCGGTATCAAGATATCATGATGGCTCTCAAGGATGCCCTTCTAGCTAATGGTTGGTATATCGATAGCTTTAAATTCAGCAGGCTGATAGCACACCGTCAAGGGGTTAATATCTCCTTATCTAAGGCTGTTGATAAATTTGTCAAATTATATCCTGCATATTCCTTTCAGTTACGGCAGTATTGGGGTAAATTCTACTTTTGTATTGATTACAACCTACAAGTAAAGAATGTTAATTATCTATCGGCTCTCTTGACTGAATTTAATTTTAACGAGTTCATTGACAAAATAGCTATAGTTAACTGGAACGGTTGGCAATTCGGCAAAATTATCTCAGTAGACAATGAATGGACTAAAATATATTTATCTGATTTTAAGCAGGAAGAACAACTTCCTAATAACAAGGTCATTCCTAATTTACATCAATCATTACTTGAGCAAATTTTAGAGCAACATGGTATTAAGTTTGACCTAAATCGAGCCATCAAACAACATAGTTTAGCTTCTGAACCCAATGCAGCAAAAATACGTGCTGAAAAGATACAGGCGTTAGCTACAGAGATGAGTCAGGCGGTATTCCCATTAATTTTAAATGGGATGCGTATTAAACTCCAGCCAAGTTTCGTTCCCCTATCCAGGCAGAGGGAGTCTGCAAATCCCTTCCAAGTTTATAGCTTACCTGAACCAAGTGTTGAATTTTATCGCCATCAGGAATCGACAGACATCCGGGAAGGAATCACCAAGTTTGGGGCTTATGATAAGCATCGAAAAAATATAGAAATTATTCCAATCTGTTCCCCTGAGTTACGTGAAGATATGGCAGCTTTGATTGATAGATTGAAAGCGGGTAAATATAAGTACAGAGGCTCAGAAAGAACTTTTAGTACGCGGTTTACCTATAATTCAATTATTACTCCTCCTTCATTAATTCATACTATTGAAGAATGCAAACGCTTAGTTAGCGAACATCCCGAATGGGGTGGAGACGAAGATTTAAGTCGTATATTTCTTGTATATACCCCTGAAAAGGGTTATGCAGCAGATGATGAAAGCTCACCTTACTACCGAATCAAACGATTCTTGCTTGAAAAGGGTATTCCTTGTCAAATGGTTGATACACCAACCATCCAAAATCCTGACTGGAAAGACTTGAATTTAGCTTTAAATATCGTCGCCAAGTGTGGTGTGACACCTTGGGTTTTACCAGATGCAATTCCTGATGCAGACTTTTTTGTAGGTCTTTCATATACGCAGAATGGACGACGTGGATCTGAGCGCTTGATGGGCTATGCCAACGTTTTCAACCAGTATGGAAGATGGGAGTTTTATTCCGGTAATACAGAAACCTTTGCTTATGATGAGCGAAAAAAGTATTTTAAAACGTTAATTAAGCAAACCTTGTCCCGTCTTACTCTGTCTGAAACTCCAAGCATTTATTTTCACTATTCCGCTAAATTCTCACGGGAAGACCAGAAGGCAATTTTAGATGCTGCCCGGAGTGTGCGCCCAGACGGAACTTATACATTTGTCTGGCTCAATATGAACCACAATGTTAGGCTCTATGATAGTCGCCCTGAAACTGATGGCAGCCTAAGTCGGGGTAGCTATGTAATTGCCTCTCCACATCAAATTTATCTTTCTACTACAGGCTACAACCCTTATAGGAAGGCACTGGGAACTCCTCAGATGCTTGAGATTAATGTTAGAACGGAACGACCATTAGGAACCCCAAATTCAGACCCAGACCTGAAAGCATTAGCGGTTCAAGTTCTGAGTCTGACTAAACTTAATTGGGGATCTACTGATTCGCTATGTGCTGAACCTATCACGACTAAATATGCTGGAGATATTGCCTACCTTACAGCAGCTTTTCTCAGACAAGAGCAACCCTTTCATTTACATCCAATTCTCGAAAAAACACCCTGGTTTATTTAA